A single window of Nocardia sp. NBC_01327 DNA harbors:
- a CDS encoding IS3 family transposase (programmed frameshift), which yields MARKNTRYSPEFREAAAREVVERSRTVAEVARELGLIEQTLNYWVKNYRQTHVVVEPELSIPDKARLAELERRVRELEAENEFLGKIGGLLREEVPVTAKYAFIESEEGNYPVSRMCRWSKVSRSGYYDWKSRSVSVTTVRREILSAEVQFAFEHSDGTYGYRRVHAQLARWGTIADPETVRSIMRELGLVACQPRPFRPVTTLAGDAGVLLDLVRRDFTADRPGLKLVGDITYVRTAEGWLYLATVLDCFSKKVVGYAMAEHMRAELVTDALRMACRTVAFVPGVTVFHSDRGTQYLSAEFAGVAKELNILRSVGRTGVCYDNAWAESFNGTLKNERVYRTHYRTRAAAEEDITRYIELRYNQIRLHSAIGYRIPNEVESEWSEQNQAA from the exons GTGGCACGGAAGAATACGCGGTATTCGCCGGAGTTTCGTGAGGCGGCGGCCAGAGAAGTGGTCGAGCGGTCACGGACGGTGGCCGAGGTTGCGCGCGAGTTGGGGTTGATCGAGCAGACCTTGAACTACTGGGTGAAGAACTATCGGCAAACCCATGTGGTCGTGGAGCCGGAGTTGTCGATACCTGATAAGGCGCGGTTGGCCGAACTCGAGCGCCGGGTGCGAGAGTTGGAGGCGGAGAACGAGTTCCTGG GGAAAATCGGCGGCCTTCTTCGCGAAGAGGTTCCGGTGACCGCGAAGTACGCGTTCATCGAATCCGAAGAAGGAAACTACCCGGTCTCCAGGATGTGCAGGTGGTCGAAAGTATCCAGGTCCGGCTATTATGACTGGAAGAGCAGATCGGTCTCGGTGACCACTGTTCGGCGCGAGATCCTTTCTGCTGAAGTTCAATTCGCGTTCGAACATTCCGACGGCACATATGGGTATCGTCGCGTCCACGCTCAGCTCGCCCGGTGGGGCACCATCGCCGATCCGGAGACGGTGCGGTCGATCATGCGTGAGCTGGGTTTGGTGGCCTGCCAGCCGCGCCCGTTCCGGCCGGTCACGACCCTCGCCGGCGACGCAGGCGTGTTGCTGGACCTGGTACGGCGTGACTTCACCGCCGACCGGCCCGGCCTCAAGCTGGTCGGCGACATCACCTACGTTCGCACTGCGGAGGGCTGGCTCTATCTCGCGACTGTGCTGGATTGTTTTTCCAAGAAGGTAGTCGGCTACGCGATGGCCGAACACATGCGTGCCGAACTCGTCACAGACGCGTTGCGAATGGCCTGCCGCACAGTTGCTTTCGTGCCAGGGGTCACGGTATTCCATTCCGACCGCGGTACTCAATATCTGTCCGCGGAGTTCGCCGGTGTCGCGAAGGAATTGAACATTCTCCGGTCGGTGGGGCGGACCGGGGTCTGCTACGACAACGCCTGGGCCGAATCATTCAACGGGACCTTGAAGAATGAACGTGTCTACCGGACGCACTATCGGACCAGGGCAGCTGCCGAGGAAGACATCACTCGTTATATCGAGTTGCGGTACAACCAGATTCGGCTGCACTCAGCGATTGGCTACCGCATACCCAACGAGGTAGAGTCCGAATGGTCCGAACAGAACCAGGCAGCCTGA
- a CDS encoding HNH endonuclease signature motif containing protein, with product MESGEETAIATGAAALVAAVDSLTALSLIPLPDTDIVALMQQIETSTRRLASVQRDLIVQACARSLPTKNGSGSPALYLQAVLHISHGDAINRWRTAEDLAVWHRVGDEPDPAPVLPCSAQALDDGAISLDHVRVIRQVMNRLPSKVPAEARAYAEEELARQARALDPTHLPRIGERILGYLDPDGKLTDDDDRQRLRSASASPQRYDLMSTLTVELTPDARGAFDAVMAKLARPGMCNPADKESPWAEDEDNPIPRDVLEACAARDERSKVQRQHDALLAVLHPDFNPAKLGSHRGLPVSTILTMSIEDVERVAGVATTATGGTVPVPEALKLAARRSKTFVLVKNKDGMPLHLGEARLANPAQRLALIATERGCTRPGCSAPASMAAVHHVTEFCKGGRTDIENLTLACDHCHALVKGGPRGWKTIKLGADSDFPGRTAWIAPAHVDPTGTPQVNHLHHPGELMAEAPPSLRPGRVCRAWGLSPVRYRVLRRAATPPPRQ from the coding sequence ATGGAATCAGGGGAAGAAACCGCAATCGCGACCGGTGCAGCCGCACTGGTCGCGGCGGTCGATTCCCTCACCGCGTTGTCGTTGATTCCGTTGCCCGACACCGACATTGTCGCGTTGATGCAGCAGATCGAAACCAGCACCCGCCGGTTGGCGTCGGTGCAACGGGACCTGATCGTGCAAGCCTGCGCCCGGTCCCTGCCTACCAAGAACGGGTCCGGGAGCCCGGCGTTGTATTTGCAAGCGGTGCTGCACATCTCGCACGGGGACGCGATCAACCGGTGGCGCACCGCCGAAGACCTCGCCGTCTGGCACCGGGTCGGTGACGAACCCGACCCTGCCCCGGTCCTGCCGTGTTCGGCCCAAGCTCTCGATGACGGTGCGATCTCTCTCGATCATGTGCGGGTGATCCGGCAGGTCATGAACCGGTTGCCCAGCAAAGTCCCCGCCGAAGCCCGCGCCTACGCCGAAGAAGAACTCGCCCGGCAAGCCCGCGCGTTGGATCCGACGCATCTGCCCAGGATCGGGGAGCGGATCCTCGGTTACCTCGACCCCGACGGCAAACTCACCGATGACGATGACCGCCAACGGTTGCGGTCGGCGAGTGCAAGTCCGCAACGCTACGACCTGATGTCCACCCTCACCGTCGAACTCACCCCCGACGCGCGTGGGGCCTTCGATGCCGTCATGGCCAAGCTGGCGCGTCCGGGTATGTGCAATCCTGCGGACAAAGAGAGCCCGTGGGCTGAGGATGAGGACAACCCGATACCCCGGGACGTACTGGAGGCGTGTGCGGCCCGCGATGAGCGCAGCAAGGTGCAACGCCAGCACGATGCCCTCTTGGCGGTGCTGCACCCGGATTTCAACCCGGCCAAGCTCGGCTCGCATCGTGGGCTGCCGGTCTCGACGATCCTCACGATGAGCATCGAGGATGTGGAACGCGTGGCCGGGGTGGCTACCACCGCGACCGGTGGCACGGTGCCTGTTCCCGAGGCGTTGAAGTTGGCCGCCCGCCGGTCCAAGACGTTCGTGTTGGTGAAGAACAAGGACGGCATGCCGTTGCACCTGGGCGAAGCGCGCCTGGCGAATCCGGCACAACGGTTGGCGTTGATCGCCACCGAGCGCGGCTGCACCCGCCCGGGGTGCTCGGCTCCGGCGAGTATGGCGGCGGTGCATCATGTGACCGAGTTCTGCAAGGGTGGGCGCACCGATATCGAGAACCTCACTCTCGCCTGCGATCACTGCCATGCCCTGGTCAAGGGTGGTCCGCGCGGCTGGAAGACGATCAAACTCGGTGCGGATTCGGACTTCCCCGGTCGTACCGCGTGGATCGCGCCCGCCCACGTGGACCCGACGGGTACTCCGCAGGTCAATCACCTGCATCATCCTGGTGAGTTGATGGCTGAGGCTCCGCCGTCGCTGCGGCCTGGCCGGGTGTGTCGTGCCTGGGGGTTGTCCCCGGTGCGGTACCGGGTGCTGCGCCGCGCTGCCACACCGCCACCGCGACAATAG